Proteins found in one Aquibium microcysteis genomic segment:
- the gtdA gene encoding gentisate 1,2-dioxygenase, giving the protein MSTAPASSTEAERKEFYGRLAPQNLAPLWEVLRGLLPNEPKSKAAPHRWRYADVRPLLMESGNLLTAKEAERRVLVLENPAMPGQSRATATMYAGLQLIMPGETAPAHRHTPSALRFMLEGTGAFTAVGGERTTMRRGDFIITPSWAYHDHGNEGSDPCAWLDGLDLPLVSFFEAGFNEHYNDDRQSIVRPEGDALARFGAGLLPLKPESRYGLTTPIFNYPYERTREALVAASKGEAPDAHEAVTLRYANPLDGGWAMPTMAAWMTYLPKGFRTTPIRSTDGIVMALAEGAMTASIGDRNFDLSVSDVAVAPGWTWRSYTATEDSFLFCFSDRVAQEKLGLWREERGH; this is encoded by the coding sequence ATGAGCACCGCCCCCGCAAGCTCCACCGAAGCCGAGCGCAAGGAATTCTACGGCCGGCTCGCGCCGCAGAACCTCGCCCCCCTGTGGGAAGTCCTGCGCGGTCTCCTGCCCAACGAGCCGAAGTCGAAGGCCGCGCCGCACCGCTGGCGCTATGCCGACGTGCGTCCGCTGCTGATGGAATCCGGCAACCTGCTGACGGCGAAGGAAGCCGAGCGCCGCGTGCTGGTTCTGGAGAATCCCGCGATGCCCGGCCAGTCCCGCGCCACCGCCACCATGTATGCCGGCCTGCAGCTGATCATGCCGGGCGAGACGGCGCCCGCGCACCGCCACACGCCGTCGGCGCTGCGCTTCATGCTGGAAGGCACGGGCGCCTTCACGGCGGTCGGCGGCGAGCGCACCACCATGCGCCGCGGCGACTTCATCATCACGCCGTCCTGGGCCTATCACGACCACGGCAACGAGGGCTCCGACCCCTGCGCCTGGCTGGACGGGCTCGACCTGCCGCTGGTCTCCTTCTTCGAGGCCGGCTTCAACGAGCACTACAACGACGATCGCCAGTCGATCGTGCGCCCCGAGGGCGACGCGCTCGCCCGTTTCGGCGCCGGCCTGCTGCCGCTGAAGCCCGAGAGCCGCTACGGCCTCACGACACCGATCTTCAACTATCCCTACGAGCGCACGCGCGAAGCCCTCGTCGCGGCGTCGAAGGGCGAGGCGCCGGACGCGCACGAGGCCGTCACGCTGCGCTACGCCAATCCGCTCGACGGCGGCTGGGCGATGCCCACCATGGCCGCCTGGATGACCTATCTGCCGAAGGGCTTCCGCACGACGCCGATACGCTCGACCGACGGCATCGTCATGGCGCTGGCCGAAGGCGCGATGACGGCCTCGATCGGCGACCGGAACTTCGACCTTTCGGTCTCCGACGTCGCGGTCGCACCGGGCTGGACCTGGCGCAGCTACACCGCAACCGAGGATTCCTTCCTCTTCTGCTTCTCCGACCGCGTCGCCCAGGAGAAGCTCGGGCTCTGGCGCGAGGAGCGCGGGCACTGA
- a CDS encoding fumarylacetoacetate hydrolase family protein has translation MRFCRFDDDRLGVVRGSLVHDVTPVLDHLPPLRWPVPRGDHVFNHLDTLRPRMEALADTVPGVPVASVRLLSPVANPGKIVAAPVNYQLHLDESRADTQINFGTQVKTIADYGVFLKATSSMIGAGETVVADWPDRRIDHEIELALVIGRKGFRISEADALSHVAGYMIGLDMTIRGTEDRSFRKSLDTFTVFGPHVVTADEIGDPGHLDFEIKVNGESRQKSNTSLLIWNVQKLIAYASKAYTLYPGDVIMTGTPEGVAPVVPGDTMHAWIDRIGEMSVAVAG, from the coding sequence ATGCGTTTCTGCCGTTTCGACGATGATCGCCTCGGGGTCGTCCGTGGGTCTCTCGTCCACGACGTGACCCCGGTGCTCGACCACCTGCCGCCGCTGCGCTGGCCCGTGCCGCGCGGCGACCATGTCTTCAATCACCTCGACACCCTGCGTCCCCGGATGGAGGCGCTGGCCGACACGGTGCCCGGTGTTCCGGTCGCCTCCGTCCGCCTGCTCTCGCCGGTCGCCAATCCCGGCAAGATCGTCGCCGCGCCGGTCAACTACCAGCTCCATCTCGACGAATCGCGGGCCGACACGCAGATCAATTTCGGCACCCAGGTGAAGACGATCGCCGACTACGGCGTCTTCCTGAAGGCGACGAGCTCGATGATCGGCGCGGGCGAGACCGTCGTGGCCGACTGGCCCGATCGGCGCATCGACCACGAGATCGAACTGGCGCTGGTGATCGGCCGCAAGGGCTTCCGCATTTCCGAGGCCGATGCGCTGTCCCACGTCGCCGGCTACATGATCGGCCTCGACATGACCATCCGCGGCACCGAGGACCGCTCCTTCCGCAAGTCGCTCGACACCTTCACCGTGTTCGGCCCGCATGTCGTCACCGCCGACGAGATCGGCGATCCCGGCCATCTCGACTTCGAGATCAAGGTCAATGGCGAGTCCCGCCAGAAGTCCAACACCAGCCTGCTGATCTGGAACGTGCAGAAGTTGATCGCCTATGCCAGCAAGGCCTACACGCTCTACCCGGGCGACGTGATCATGACGGGCACGCCCGAGGGCGTCGCGCCGGTCGTGCCGGGCGACACGATGCATGCCTGGATCGACCGGATCGGCGAGATGTCGGTCGCGGTCGCGGGATAG
- a CDS encoding FAD-dependent monooxygenase, with product MAGMERILIAGGGIGGLTAAATLLLAGFEVAVFEQASVLAEVGAGIQVSANAGRVYRALGLMEAIEAAGVLPDAYHFRVFDSGDVLQTIPLGEGYRERHGVPYVTIHRADLHRLLVEKVRSLDPAAVRTGCAVTSFAEDAHGVIVTLADGSTERGAALIGADGIKSVVRLGVAGPTAASYTGDAAWRVTVPSERLLPAYRSRTTDVWAGPGRHAVTYPLRGGALMNLVGCVEYAAWEDESWTTPRPWAEMRADFEGWHPMITAIIDAADRDQCFRWALRDREPIGGWSTGRVTLLGDAAHPTLPYMAQGAAMAVEDAAVLARTLSLEPDVPAALALYQRNRIDRTARIVNESRANRALFHLPDVPSLRAAFDRRDMNAERSAWLFSYDPTTVELLDA from the coding sequence ATGGCAGGAATGGAGCGCATCCTGATCGCGGGCGGCGGGATCGGCGGCCTCACGGCGGCCGCGACGCTGCTCCTCGCCGGGTTCGAGGTCGCCGTGTTCGAACAGGCGTCGGTGCTCGCCGAAGTCGGCGCCGGCATCCAGGTCAGCGCCAATGCAGGCCGCGTCTACCGCGCCCTCGGCCTCATGGAGGCGATCGAGGCGGCCGGCGTCCTGCCCGACGCCTATCATTTCCGTGTCTTCGACAGCGGCGACGTTCTTCAGACCATCCCGCTCGGCGAAGGCTACCGCGAACGCCACGGGGTTCCCTACGTCACGATCCACAGGGCCGACCTGCACCGGCTGCTGGTCGAGAAGGTCCGCAGCCTCGACCCCGCCGCCGTCCGCACCGGCTGCGCCGTCACCTCCTTCGCCGAGGACGCGCACGGCGTCATCGTCACGCTGGCCGACGGATCGACCGAGCGCGGCGCGGCGCTGATCGGCGCCGACGGCATCAAGTCGGTCGTGCGGCTCGGCGTCGCCGGTCCCACCGCGGCGTCCTACACCGGCGATGCGGCCTGGCGCGTCACGGTGCCGTCGGAGCGGCTCCTGCCGGCGTACCGGTCGCGCACCACGGACGTCTGGGCAGGACCGGGCCGCCACGCGGTCACCTACCCGCTGCGCGGCGGCGCGCTGATGAACCTCGTCGGCTGCGTCGAATACGCGGCCTGGGAGGACGAATCCTGGACGACGCCGCGCCCCTGGGCCGAGATGCGCGCCGATTTCGAAGGCTGGCATCCGATGATCACCGCCATCATCGACGCCGCCGACCGCGACCAGTGCTTCCGCTGGGCCCTGCGCGACCGCGAGCCGATCGGCGGCTGGAGCACCGGCCGGGTGACGCTGCTCGGCGACGCCGCCCATCCGACCCTGCCCTATATGGCGCAGGGCGCGGCGATGGCCGTCGAGGACGCCGCCGTGCTCGCGCGCACCTTGAGCCTGGAGCCGGACGTCCCCGCCGCGCTCGCGCTCTACCAGCGCAACCGCATCGACCGCACGGCGCGCATCGTCAACGAATCGCGCGCCAACCGCGCTCTCTTCCACCTGCCCGACGTGCCATCCCTGCGCGCCGCCTTCGACCGGCGCGACATGAACGCCGAACGCTCCGCCTGGCTGTTCTCCTACGATCCGACGACGGTCGAGCTTCTCGACGCCTGA
- a CDS encoding MarR family winged helix-turn-helix transcriptional regulator, which yields MTQLAAMAGHLIRRLHQVSTQVFLREVQAAGFDLTPVQFAALDALKSNPKIDQGQLAALIAYDRATIGGVVDRLEQKGLVNREISPRDRRAREVSLTDEGLAVHAAMLPVVRRLQADILAPLDDAEREQFMALARKALGGAAA from the coding sequence ATGACGCAACTCGCCGCGATGGCCGGTCATCTGATCCGGCGCCTTCACCAGGTGTCCACGCAAGTGTTCCTGCGCGAGGTCCAGGCGGCGGGTTTCGACCTGACGCCGGTGCAGTTCGCGGCGCTCGACGCGCTGAAGAGCAATCCGAAGATCGACCAGGGACAGCTGGCGGCGCTGATCGCCTACGACCGCGCCACCATCGGCGGGGTGGTGGACCGGCTGGAGCAGAAAGGCCTCGTCAACCGGGAGATCAGCCCGCGCGACCGGCGGGCCCGCGAAGTGAGCCTGACGGACGAGGGGCTCGCCGTCCATGCGGCGATGCTGCCGGTGGTGCGGCGCCTGCAGGCCGACATCCTGGCGCCGCTCGACGACGCGGAGCGCGAGCAGTTCATGGCGCTGGCGCGCAAGGCGCTCGGCGGTGCGGCGGCCTGA